The genomic interval GAGCTGGAGGCGACAGTGTGAGGAGAAGCAGCTCACATAGGCCCCATTTGGTGGTAGCAATGGAGTTGGGCAAGGGGTAGGGGAGCTTCCTCAGTCATCCATCaccttacccccccccccgctcaTTCAGCTCTCTGCCCTTCCTTCCCTCACTACCTCAGCCCTCGATACCCTCCATCCCTCGGCCATCTGTAATACACCAGCCCCTCAGCCTGCCTCCCTCAGTGTTGTGTCCCACCCATCTCCCTCAGCTGCCAGCCCAGGGTCCCATTCCAGACCCTCAGCCTATTTCCCTCAACACTGCGTACTTCCCATGTCCTTGTCCTACCTTCCTGTGACCATCCAACCTCGGACTGTCACAACCCTTAACCCCatgtctctcccccctccctcggcCTAGGCCTGGACCTAGGCTGGTTACCATGACGTCTGCAGGCCGCAGGACACCAGAATCAAAACCTCACGCCGTGAAACACAAATTTTATTAGCTGACCATGGTTAGACAAGTTGCTGCAGCAAGAGGCACCCTCACGGGGGGTTACACGGGCAGACGCCTCTGTGACACCCCGGGGTGAGGCAATACACTTCATTCTTTAGTAAAAAAAAGCTCACTGTTCAGcagtgggtgggggggtgaatcTCAGGACTCACCCCAGGGACCCGAACTCAGCTTCAAGCGGTGGGCCGAGGCCTGAGGAGAAGGTGGAGGGGTCACCCTGGGAAAGGGAATCCATAACAAAGCCCCTGCCTTCCTGTGGCTCCACAGAGGCAAGTAACACGGTAGATCAAGGCTGCTGTGACGTAGAagggggaggtggtggggggtggggatccCCAGATTGAAGGGGAGGGTCACAATGTTCCTGGGAGGGCCAGATGCTCCCCCACCGTATCACTATGGGGATGGGTCCTTCAGTCCATGCTGGAGAAAGTTGTCCCGGggtgggagggaagggagggagcgATGGTGAGGATGTAGGGCCGAGGCAGACAAGTCCCAGACATCCCAGAGAGCTCccagttcggggggggggggggtgggggctgcaTTCAGGAGCAGTTTTGAGAGCCGCTGCCCTGGGTGTGGGCACAGATGCAGGGGACGGTGAGCCAAGGGAGAGGAACCTAGGGCAGGGCATTACCCTGGGGTTGGGGGACCGAGAGGGAATTACCCTGGGTGGGGCAGTCCAAGGGATGGTGCATCCCCATCCGggttacacacacactctcccgacCCACAGTCCCTCTTCCACGACTCTTTGCCGGGAATGGTACAATTCTCCAAGAGAGCTGTGAGCAGACCCTGGGGCATCCCtaccctctgacctctctcggaCTGGCAGGGGCCTGCCATAGGGTGCCCAGGGTCGGGGAGAGTGCTGGCCTCTCCGACTGGACATCACAGAGCAGGTATACGGTGTTCCTCGACTCTCCGTCACAGTGTGGGACACCTGGACACACCCTCCTCCCATGGGTACATCAGCCTAAAGCCCCCGAAGTTGACACACTGACAGACAGGAACTCGGGACAGGGACAGAGGAAGAGCAGTGGAGAAAGAACTTGCTATCCTTTCTCCAAAACCAAGCCCTCACAGGTCCAAGGTCCTTCTGAGCAGGGTCCTGTGAgagggtgaggggggaaggggagggagggtggatgtGAGAGCAGAGGGGTAAAGGAGAGagaatggaaaggaaagggagagaggagttgAGGGAAGAGAGGCCGAGGGGAGTGCAGTCCTTCCTCACAAGAGCACGCAAGACTTCTTGGTCTTGATAGGGGTGGGGTTGATGACAGCACGCACAGCCTCGGCGAAGACATCCTTGATGCCGTCCTGGTTCAGAGCAGAACACTCCAAGTACTTGACGGCCTGGATCTGCTTAGCCAAGCCGCTCCCCTGGTGTTGTGATATGGGCGCCAGGCTCTGCTCTTTCAGCTTCCTGATGGTCTCGGGGTCACTACGTAGATCCTTCTTGGTGCCCACCAACAGCATGGGCACGTCAGGACAGTGGTGGGTCACCTCGGGGTACCACTTGTGGCGCACATTCTCATAGGATGGGGGACTGGCAATGGAGAAGCAGATAATGAAGACGTTGGTCTGGGGGTAGGATAATGTCCGCAGCCGGTCGTACTCCTCCTGGCCGGCTGTGTCCCACAGGTTGAGGCTGACAGTCCGAGAGTCCACCGTGATCTGTGCGCTGTAGTTGTCGAACACGGTCGGGATGTACTCCTTGGGAAAGGCATTGGTCGTGTAACAGATCAGCAGGCAAGTCTTGCCCACTGCTCCGTCACCCACCACCACACACTTGATGCTCTGCATTTCCAAGTCTCCTTCAGCACGTCAACAACCTGCAGAGACACCCCCCCAGGAACACCCAACAGATCAGTGATGGGACCAAGTATCAAACCGCACCCCCCCGCCAACTCATCCCAACCACTGACTCAGGACTGCGGTCAAACCTCAAACACCACCCACAGGAtggtggtcaggcagcatccatggagagaaatagagagtcaacatttcgggctcgAGCCCAACAccggaactggaaaggaaggggtaagaggTCAGAGGGTggctgtgagaggaggaggacaagctggcaggCGAGGGGGAAGGGTGCGAGATaagggactggagaagaaggaatctgatctgggagaagggaaggaggaggggaaccagagggaaatGCTGGGCAGATGAGGAGGataaggggtgggaggggagccagaatggggagaaattaccggaaattagagaacatgatgttcatgccatcaggttggagggtacccattCAGAGCATGAGGTGTTGTGAGGTCAGTGATGGGTGGAGAATTTGCCCCGGGGCAGTGAGTAAAACCACAAACACCAGACACCCCCAAAAACACCTCATCCTCTCAAACCCACACAGTTACCAAGTGTAGCTGTAACACACTACTCCCACAACACAATCATCGTTATCGTTAATGAGCAGAGTGAACCCTGTTCGATGAGTGCGGGAGGGGCAATCTATGTTTGCCTGGGGTGGCTGATTATGGAGCAGGGAGAAATAGGACTGACAGGtctacaccataagacataggagcagaataaggccattcagtccatcaagactgatttattatccctctgggacccattttcctgctttctccccataacctttgactcacttaccaagaacctatcaacctccaccttaaatattcccaatgagcTGGCCTCCACTGTCACCTGAGACAATGGattccagattcaccagcctctgtctaaggaaattcctcctcatctccgttctaaatggacatcactctggtcctagactcccccactataggaaacatcctctccatgtccactctatctgtgtcccctggtcctagactccccaaaacaggaaacatcctctccacatccactctatcagtgccctctggtcctagactcccccactataggaaacatcccctccacatccactctatctgtgtcctctggtcctagactcccccactataggaaatatcctttccacatccactctatctgtgtcctctggtcctagactcccccactataggaaacatcctctccacatccactctatcagtgccctctggtcctagactctcgcactatagggaacatcctctccacatccactctatctgtgtcctctggtcctagactctcgcactataggaaatgtcttctccacatccactctatcagtgtcctctggtcctagactctcgcactataggaaacgtcttctccacatccactctatctgtgtcctctggtcctagactcccccactataggaaacatcccctccacatccactctatctgtgtcctctggtcctagactcccccactataggaaacatcctctccacatccactctatctgtgtcctctggtcctagactctcgcactataggaaacgtcttctccacatccactctatctgtgtcctctggtcctagactccccaactataggaaacatcccctccacatccactctatctgtgtcctctggtcctagactcccccactataggaaatatcctttccacatccactctatctgtgtcctctggtcctagactctcgcactataggaaacatcctttccacatccactctatctgtgtcctctggtcctagactcccccactagaggaaacatcccctccacatccactctatctgtgtcctctggtcctagactcccccactataggaaatatcctttccacatccactctatctgtgtcctctggtcctagactctcgcactataggaaacgtcctctccacatccactccgtgtcctctgatcctaggctctcccactataggaaacgtcctctccacatccactctatctgtgtcctctagtcctagactcccccactataggaaacatcctctgcgcatccactctatctgtgtcctctggtcctagactctcccactataggaaacgtcctctccatatccactctatctgtgtcctctggtcccagactcccccactataggaaacatcctctccacatccactctatctgtgtcctctggtcctagactcccccacaataggaaacatcccctccacattcactctatctgtggtcctagactctcccactataggaaacatcctctccacatccactctatctgtgtcctctggtcctagactcccccactataggaaacatcctttccacatccactctatctgtgtcctctggtcctagactcccacactacaggaaacatcctctccacatccactctatctgtgtcctctggtcctagactcccccactataggaaacatcccctccacatccactctatctgagtcctctggtcctagactcccccactataggaaatatcctttccacatccactctatctgtgtcctctggtcctagactctcgcactataggaaacatcctttccacatccactctatctgtgtcctctggtcctggacttccccactataggaaatatcctttccacatccactctatctgtgtcctctggtcctagactctcgcactataggaaacatcctttccacatccactctatctgtgtcctctggtcctggacttccccactataggaaacatcctctccacatccactctatctgtgccctctggtccgagactcccccactataggaaacatcctctctacatccactctatctgtgtcctctggtcctagactccccactataggaaacatcctctccacatccactctatctgtgtcctctggtcctagactctcccactataggaaacatcctctccacatccactctatctgtgtcctctggtcctagactctcccactataggaaacatcctctccacatccactctatctgtgtcctctggtcctagactcccccactacaggaaacatcctctccacatccactctatctgtgtcctctggtcctagactcccccactatgggaaacatcctctccacatccactctatctgtgtcctctggtcctagactcccccactataggaaacatcctctccacatccactctatctgtgtcctctggtcctagactcccccactatgggaaacatcctctccacatccactctatctgtgtcctctggtcctagactcccccactacaggaaacatcctctccacatccactctatctgtgtcctctggtcctagactctcccactataggaaacatcctctccacatccactctatctgtgtcctctggtcctagactcccctactataggaaacatcctttccacatccactctatctgtgtcctctggtcctagactctcccactataggaaacgtcctttccacatcaactctatctgtgtcctctgatcctagactctcccactataggaaacgtcctctccacatccactctatctgtgtcctccaatcctagactcccccactataggaaacgtcttctccacatccactctatctgtgtcctctggtcctagactcccccactagaggaaacatcccctccacatccactctatctgtgtcctctggtcctagactcccccactataggaaatatcctttccacatccactctatctgtgtcctctggtcctagactctcgcactataggaaacgtcctctccacatccactccgtgtcctctgatcctaggctctcccactataggaaacgtcctctccacatccactctatctgtgtcctctagtcctagactcccccactataggaaacatcctctgcgcatccactctatctgtgtcctctggtcctagactctcccactataggaaacgtcctctccatatccactctatctgtgtcctctggtcccagactcccccactataggaaacatcctctccacatccactctatctgtgtcctctggtcctagac from Hypanus sabinus isolate sHypSab1 chromosome 3, sHypSab1.hap1, whole genome shotgun sequence carries:
- the LOC132390977 gene encoding rho-related GTP-binding protein RhoG, translated to MQSIKCVVVGDGAVGKTCLLICYTTNAFPKEYIPTVFDNYSAQITVDSRTVSLNLWDTAGQEEYDRLRTLSYPQTNVFIICFSIASPPSYENVRHKWYPEVTHHCPDVPMLLVGTKKDLRSDPETIRKLKEQSLAPISQHQGSGLAKQIQAVKYLECSALNQDGIKDVFAEAVRAVINPTPIKTKKSCVLL